A single Verrucomicrobiaceae bacterium DNA region contains:
- a CDS encoding DEAD/DEAH box helicase encodes MLDQINQLKLPDPWQHQAVSLLRSGTDVVVSAPTGAGKTYIFELLHQGRHLQGQAIYTVPTRALANDKYAEWKDAKWNVGIATGDLAENVDAPVVVATLETQLERLVRGEGPALLVIDEYQMISDHARGAHYEAAIALAPQGTRLLLLSGSVANPDDIVAWLRGLQRKAEVVLTKERPVPLEEAPMEALPQRTRQFEHYWPRFAAAVMMADLAPLLIFAPRRKEAESIARRLAADLPMGDPLDLTPEQRAVCGKDLATLIERRIAFHHSGLSYGARAGVIEPLAKAGQLRVIVATMGLAAGINFSVRSVHVAGTTFHDGTSEHKLAPDELLQMYGRAGRRGLDDKGHVITSRDSPSVFDARPARLHRSALLAWPIFLRVMKHAAQISENPFEAAMRFSERLFAKVPPVLGLEENEPNTPLQAEKALFGLEATQKQILNSNGEWERMHAHPLQRVPLSRIHASLTVSDFVSRFAHGIGRVGKMRRQKSDLQEPTRYGIEISLGTPDGDLIRPTKSVRRLLKLPRKIETIPLEEITVLHSHELAQAILAPHEEVLQQVLPEFTGTVAKENLVFACFDLSPVEVMAYEDSLQRLLLAPRQRSIVIQNETGIHTPETAITDRREPRHGSPIHAWRTLGLIDAEGVPTRRGEIFSYFQHGEGLAIVAALEDESYAADEIVHHLANLRSGSKFDLPLDCGSERLAAVCRGAYGFVNHHGYLENGLPIDYGEGAAELLDALLHPDRPGAQEMKAGIAEGDISRAYVEWLSLLRHITHAPAHPWRRWTALKDAAAAVLKHHTKTLRHFFHLDLPPLTNKQKHGKTRHYLMVAR; translated from the coding sequence GTGCTCGATCAGATCAATCAGCTCAAGCTCCCTGACCCCTGGCAACACCAGGCGGTGAGCCTGTTACGCAGTGGCACCGATGTGGTGGTGAGCGCCCCCACGGGCGCGGGGAAGACGTACATCTTTGAGCTGCTGCACCAGGGCCGCCATCTCCAGGGGCAGGCGATTTATACGGTGCCGACGCGTGCCCTCGCCAATGACAAATACGCCGAGTGGAAGGACGCGAAGTGGAACGTAGGCATCGCTACGGGCGATCTGGCGGAGAATGTGGATGCGCCAGTCGTCGTGGCCACGCTGGAGACACAGCTCGAGCGGCTGGTGCGCGGCGAGGGGCCCGCATTGCTGGTGATCGATGAATACCAGATGATCTCGGATCACGCACGCGGTGCACACTACGAGGCAGCCATCGCGCTGGCACCCCAGGGCACCCGCCTGCTGCTGCTCAGTGGCTCCGTGGCGAATCCTGATGACATCGTGGCGTGGCTGCGGGGCTTGCAGCGAAAGGCGGAGGTGGTGCTCACCAAGGAGCGCCCCGTGCCGCTGGAGGAGGCACCGATGGAGGCGCTACCGCAGCGCACGCGGCAGTTTGAGCATTACTGGCCGCGATTCGCCGCAGCGGTGATGATGGCAGACCTCGCGCCACTGCTGATCTTTGCCCCACGGCGCAAGGAGGCAGAGTCCATCGCACGCAGACTCGCGGCTGATCTGCCGATGGGCGATCCGCTCGATCTCACGCCGGAGCAGCGTGCTGTGTGCGGCAAAGATCTGGCCACCCTCATCGAGCGGCGCATCGCCTTTCACCACAGTGGGCTCAGTTATGGTGCACGGGCAGGCGTGATCGAGCCCCTGGCAAAGGCAGGGCAGCTCCGCGTCATCGTCGCCACGATGGGACTGGCTGCGGGCATCAATTTCAGCGTGCGCAGCGTGCACGTCGCGGGCACCACCTTCCATGACGGCACCAGTGAGCATAAACTGGCCCCGGATGAGCTTTTACAGATGTATGGCCGCGCCGGACGCCGTGGGCTGGATGATAAAGGCCACGTCATCACCAGCCGCGATAGCCCATCTGTCTTCGATGCACGGCCCGCGCGGCTCCATCGCAGCGCCCTGCTCGCCTGGCCGATCTTTCTGCGAGTGATGAAGCATGCGGCGCAGATCTCGGAGAATCCCTTTGAGGCCGCCATGCGCTTCTCGGAGCGGCTTTTCGCCAAAGTGCCGCCCGTGCTCGGTCTGGAGGAAAATGAGCCCAATACGCCGCTCCAGGCTGAGAAGGCCCTCTTCGGGCTCGAAGCCACGCAGAAGCAGATCCTCAACTCCAACGGCGAATGGGAGCGCATGCACGCGCACCCACTCCAGCGGGTGCCTTTGAGCCGAATCCACGCCTCACTCACGGTGTCCGATTTCGTCTCCAGATTCGCCCATGGCATCGGCCGAGTGGGGAAAATGCGGCGGCAAAAAAGCGATCTACAAGAACCAACTCGCTATGGCATCGAGATCAGCCTCGGCACACCGGATGGAGATCTCATCCGCCCGACGAAGTCCGTGCGAAGGCTGCTCAAGCTGCCGCGCAAGATCGAAACCATCCCGCTGGAGGAAATCACCGTGCTCCATAGCCATGAGCTCGCGCAGGCCATCCTCGCCCCACATGAGGAAGTGCTGCAGCAGGTGCTACCAGAGTTCACCGGCACGGTGGCAAAGGAGAACCTGGTCTTTGCCTGCTTTGATCTCTCACCGGTGGAGGTCATGGCGTATGAGGACAGCCTTCAGCGTCTGCTGCTGGCACCACGGCAGCGCAGCATTGTCATTCAGAACGAAACCGGCATCCACACGCCCGAGACGGCCATCACCGACCGCCGCGAGCCCCGCCACGGCTCACCCATCCACGCATGGCGCACTCTCGGCCTCATCGACGCCGAGGGCGTGCCCACACGGCGCGGGGAAATCTTCAGCTACTTTCAGCATGGGGAGGGCCTAGCCATCGTCGCGGCACTGGAGGATGAAAGCTACGCCGCAGACGAGATCGTGCACCACCTGGCGAATCTGCGCAGCGGCTCCAAGTTCGATCTGCCGCTCGATTGCGGCTCGGAGCGGCTCGCGGCGGTGTGTCGTGGTGCTTATGGCTTCGTCAATCACCACGGCTATCTCGAAAATGGCCTGCCTATTGATTACGGTGAAGGAGCCGCCGAGCTGCTCGATGCACTGCTGCATCCAGACCGCCCAGGAGCCCAGGAAATGAAGGCCGGCATCGCAGAAGGAGACATCTCAAGAGCCTACGTGGAGTGGCTGAGTCTCCTGCGGCACATCACGCATGCACCTGCGCATCCCTGGCGCCGCTGGACCGCGCTGAAGGATGCCGCTGCCGCTGTGCTCAAGCACCACACCAAGACCCTGCGGCACTTCTTCCACCTGGATCTGCCGCCACTCACCAACAAGCAGAAGCACGGCAAAACACGCCACTACTTGATGGTCGCCCGCTGA